The region GGCGGGTGGGCTGGGCGAGCGCGACGGCCGTGGTCTCGTCGATGACCCACTGCGCGGCGAACGGGCGCACCGCGCGCGGGAGGGCCAGCAGTTGTGACAGACGCAGTCCGTAGAACGCGTTGCGTACCCCGAGGAAGAACGCGCCCGCGGCCGCCGTGAGCGGGTTGCCGCCGCCTGCGAGCGCGCCCACGAGCGCGAACTGCGAGGCGCCGGTGAACACCAGGAGGCTGAGCGCGCAGGTCTGCAGGACGGTGAGCCCGCTGCCTGCCGAGGTCACTCCGAAGGCGAAACCGGACAGTCCGACGGCGACCCCGACTCCCAGGGCGTCCCGGACGACGGCCCCGTCGGGTTTTCCGCCGCCTTCTTCACTGCGTATGTCTGCGAGAGCTGTCTGTTCTGCCACACCCTGGACTGTAGGTACGGCCGCCCGTCGGCGTCTTGTACGTTCTTGCGCTCGCGCTGGTAGGCGCCCGGAGGCACGCCCACGATCCGGGTGAAGTGACGGTTGAGGTGGGGCTGGTCGGTGAAGCCGACGGCGACGGCCGCTTCGGCGGGCGCGGAACCGGCGTCCAGAAGGCGGCGTGCCCGGCGTACCCGGGCGTCGGTCAGCCAGGTGTGGGGCGGCATGCCGTAGGTGTCGCGGAACGCGCGCAGCAGGGCGAACGGGCTGGTGCCGAGGTCGGCGGCGAGCCGTTCCAGGGTCGGAGGCTCGGCCATCCGCTCCTCCAGCACGGCACGCGCGCGAGCGGCGACACGGGCGCCCGCGGTGTGCACGCCCCGCTGCGGCAGAAGACCGCCGTTCAGGCGCAGCAGCCGGGTCACCGCGACCCGTAGCAGCGTGTCGGCCGCGAGCGCGTTGCCCTCCTCCGCGGCCCGAAGCACTTCGTGAACCAGACCGGCCGTGTACGGATCGTCGAGCACCGGGCTGACGAATCCAGGCGTTCCACGAATCGTGGTGGTCTCCGCGGCGATCTCCGCCACCAGCTCGGGCGAGGGGTACACCGCCCCGTACCGCCAGCCCTCGGGAACACCCGCCCGGCCCGTGTGCGGGGTGTCGGGGTTGACCAGCGCGAGCGCGCCCGGACCCGCGTACTGGTCGGCGCCGCCGTGGTGGAAGACCTCGACACCGTCGGAGATGGCGGCGATCACGAAGTTCTCGTGGGTGTGCCGCACAAAGATCTTCTCGACGAACCGCGCCCGCAGCAGATCGACTCCCGGCAGCTCCGCGTACTGCCAGTGCCGCGCCCGCTCCTGCCCCGAACCTGCCACCCACTCATTCTCCGCCATGGCACCGCGGGCAACCGGCTCGGATGGCGCACCCCCACGCACTGTCGGCCGCCCACGGCGGCGAGGGGCCGTGTCGGGGGTGCCCGCCCGCAGCGGCTGACGCGTCAACGCCGCCAAGTCGGTGATCGACCGATTCCGCGCCCGACCGAGGACGGATACCCCCGGCGCGGCCCCGCCCCCACGGAGCCGTAAGCGCCCCACCGCCCACATTTCCGCAGGTCGGGGCGATTGTCAGTGGCCGGGTGCAGGATGGACGCATGGTCAGCTCCGCACACCGAGCCCTGGACGGCTTCTCCCCCGCGACCCGCGGCTGGTTCACGGGGGCCTTCTCCGCGCCCACCGCGGCCCAGGCCGGCGCGTGGAAGGCCATCGGCGAGGGCTCGGACGTGCTGGTGGTCGCACCGACCGGCTCCGGCAAGACCCTGGCCGCGTTCCTCGCCGCGCTCGACCAACTGGCCTCGACCCCGCCCCCGGCCGACCCCAGGAAGCGCTGCCGGGTGCTGTACGTATCACCGCTCAAGGCCCTCGCGGTGGACGTGGAGCGGAATCTGCGCAGCCCGCTCACCGGTATCCGTCAGGAGTCGGTGCGCCTCGGGCTGCCCGAGCCCGAGGTGAAGGTCGGCATCCGCTCCGGCGACACTCCGCCCGCAGAGCGCCGCGCGCTGGCCACCCGCCCGCCGGACATCCTGATCACGACCCCCG is a window of Streptomyces mirabilis DNA encoding:
- a CDS encoding AraC family transcriptional regulator, giving the protein MAGSGQERARHWQYAELPGVDLLRARFVEKIFVRHTHENFVIAAISDGVEVFHHGGADQYAGPGALALVNPDTPHTGRAGVPEGWRYGAVYPSPELVAEIAAETTTIRGTPGFVSPVLDDPYTAGLVHEVLRAAEEGNALAADTLLRVAVTRLLRLNGGLLPQRGVHTAGARVAARARAVLEERMAEPPTLERLAADLGTSPFALLRAFRDTYGMPPHTWLTDARVRRARRLLDAGSAPAEAAVAVGFTDQPHLNRHFTRIVGVPPGAYQRERKNVQDADGRPYLQSRVWQNRQLSQTYAVKKAAENPTGPSSGTPWESGSPSDCPVSPSE
- a CDS encoding AzlC family ABC transporter permease; translation: MRSEEGGGKPDGAVVRDALGVGVAVGLSGFAFGVTSAGSGLTVLQTCALSLLVFTGASQFALVGALAGGGNPLTAAAGAFFLGVRNAFYGLRLSQLLALPRAVRPFAAQWVIDETTAVALAQPTRRSVRIGFTVTGLTLYVLWNLTTLLGAVGAEAIGDTDAWGLDAAGPAVFLALLAPMLKTTTERAVAGAAVLLGLGLLPVLPAGVPVLVAALAAPAALYVEGRRAPKSAGRTKADNDAPREDR